The following nucleotide sequence is from Solanum dulcamara chromosome 7, daSolDulc1.2, whole genome shotgun sequence.
AGAAGTAATGTGCTCAAAGTAATAAGATCATATTGGTtacaattaattatattttaaaaatattggcTGTGCATCGCGCATGTTGTAATACTAGTACAAGTAATTATGAAAATCAATGTGAAGGGGTACCTGTGGCTGTGGGCGCTTATCCTCAGAAGAGTTGACAGTCCGGACCTTCATCTCTCCTCTGCTGGTTGTAAGTTCATCCAAAATCTCAGCATCACAAATTTCTATCTCGCCTTCAGTTCTAGAAAGAGTTGCCTCAGTTTCCTGATCACATTATTTGACAGTTTCATTAGCTAAGTGCGTTGGGGACTTGACAAATGAAAATCtaaaaaagtaaatggacttaAAAAATGACAACTTTTAGATTACCCTGAAAGAGAAGCTAAGTTCACGTTGTGGAGAACCAGCTATTTCCTCATATTCAGCTGCATCAAGCTCTTGCAAATCACTAGGGTGTAACAACTTGGGAAGCAAATGTTGCCTTATGCTTATGAGGAGAAAAAAGGGCAAGGGGAAGAGAATGCCAGCTATAGGAATCCAAGTAACTCCAAAGACAACAAGTAAGTACACAAATTGGAATATTGTGAAAATTACAATGTATCTGAATGGTACTGATTCCACAAAAGATGCATGAACCCCTTCAAGGACCCTGCCGTAATGATCACTCTGGTTAGTTGAACAAGCCACAAGATATTGCTATATATGTAAAAAGTCAACAAGCATGTGATTGTGTTTGTGTGTAttaatttgaaatcaaatttgTGTCGAGGTGCCCTTTGGGTTAAAGTCCAAGGGGACAAAAACATGAAGCTCAAATAGTTTGATCAGAGAGGACAATACCTTAGACAATTGAGGTTAAATCGTTAGAAGAAGTTCCTTATTATTTGTAAATGCTAGTCAAAGGGAGTAAGACTTGATGATCTATTTACTTAATTACTTCAATGATCATATGGCACAAATGAACTTACTTAAATCTCCTGCCAGGGGCAATGAATAGAAGCAGTATTCTTTCCCACAGTTGATTTCCAGGAAGGCTGTCAATAgccatgtaggcaaaatatcCCCAAAGAACTGAGGTTGGTATCTTTTTTATCACTGGCATAGCACCTACTGATGCTGCTACTAGTAGTGACTGCAATAGATTGCTGATTCTTTGTTCATTTACTCGAACGGGCAAGTAAGCATCAATGTGCTTCTCAGGATCAAATATACCATTAGACTTTTCGCCATTTGCATTTTCACTTTCATGTTTCATTATTGCCTCTTTCAAGTGTTCCAACTCTTTAACTACTGAACTCTGCATAGCCAAGAAAGATTGGTTTTATAAAGCTCAATATAACTCTATATATCTCCATAACGACACGTAATACGTTCAGTCTCGATGGTAAAGTATTGGACAAATTAACTCAGAGTTAGGTTTATCTAACTAAAAAACAATGGTGCAATTTTGAAAGTGCTAAAGAAACTAAGGAGATGGACTTACAATAGGAGAACTATCTATCTCTATGAATACAGCTTGCATGTTGCCGTAGATTTCAGAGTTGCTAACTTTTAGCCTGATACTCTCCTTTGCACTTTCAACCATCTTCTTCCGGATAAGCTAGTTAGCAATACATAAGTGTTTAGAATTCAATGTAGCAGCAGCAGAGGCAACACAGTAATAAGTATCATAACAATCATCGACAAGTAAATTATATTTACCTGTTTCTTAAGAACTGCCAAACTTTTAGTATGCATTGGGGACTGTGGCAGGACACCATTTGAAGGAGGCAATCCAATTAAACCACATAGCAAAGTCTGTGGACAGAAGTATCAACCCACATTGGTCTTGATTGTAGAAACATCTACATACATTACTagaaaaagtagaagaaatCCACAGATAATGGATATCATACCATAAATCCCAAGAGTAAGATATCATAATGATAAGCAGAAGGATTCTTTAAATTGAAATCTTTTTGTTGTGCCATCTGTGAAGCAACACTGTGATCGAAGAAATAGAGTCCGGCTATCATAGCAGCTGGTATTATGGCAGCAAATATGTATGCTAGAGGAACCTTTCCCATATCCTGCAGTTGAGGTATGTATTAAAGTTCCAAGATTTCtcattaactaattaaagaaaggAACCTTGAACCAATTTTTTACACCTTAATTACAGTCCAGTGATATAAAGATGTAGATTCCCAAGGAAGGGGACTATAGAGCGTTCTTGGAACTCCAGATGGAACTTTGCTTGGCACAATAAATGGGAGAGCTGACCACACGAGAACCATTAAAGGAACTCCATAGTCGGCGATGAAACTTCTAATCCAGACTGATATAATGTAAATAGAAAGTTGTGAGACATGTACTTTGATGAAGTGACAACATATTGACACCATCAAAATGTTTGGATTACAAACCTGTGCCGTACCACCATGACCTTGCTTTCCTGCTCTTTAAGGCTGTGTAGAGAAGGCCAAAGGTGAATATGATTCCAAGTAGCCCGTTCGTGTAAAGCCAGTGGAATTGATATTTCTCCAAACTTGGGTCCTCGGCTTTAGGAATGCTAAACTCGCTCACTAATCCCTAGGAAGTTGCAATACAAACCCATTCTGATCAAGTCTCTATTCTTTCAGATGTCACAAAGAGATTCAGAGGAAGAATCAGGATTTTTAGTTTATGAGTTTTGGACCACAATATTGTTTTGCTTATAGCTTGGTTCTAGCTAAGGATTATTTGTACATATCGAATGAATCTTTTAACACAAATACAGGGTTTGAACCAGAGTTACTGAGTTCTGCCGAACCCATAACTACCATTGTGGCTCTGC
It contains:
- the LOC129896698 gene encoding boron transporter 4-like: MKSRFGTLFKGIAEDIRGRASCYKQDWITDNRSGIGILAPTTYIFFSSALPVIAFGEQLSRETDGSLSTVETLASTALCGIIHSIIGGQPLMILGVAEPTIIMYSYLYKFAKGREDLGQTLYLAWAGWVCVWIALMLFLLSIFNACSIISKFTRIAGETFGMLIAVLFIQEAIKGLVSEFSIPKAEDPSLEKYQFHWLYTNGLLGIIFTFGLLYTALKSRKARSWWYGTVWIRSFIADYGVPLMVLVWSALPFIVPSKVPSGVPRTLYSPLPWESTSLYHWTVIKDMGKVPLAYIFAAIIPAAMIAGLYFFDHSVASQMAQQKDFNLKNPSAYHYDILLLGFMTLLCGLIGLPPSNGVLPQSPMHTKSLAVLKKQLIRKKMVESAKESIRLKVSNSEIYGNMQAVFIEIDSSPISSVVKELEHLKEAIMKHESENANGEKSNGIFDPEKHIDAYLPVRVNEQRISNLLQSLLVAASVGAMPVIKKIPTSVLWGYFAYMAIDSLPGNQLWERILLLFIAPGRRFKVLEGVHASFVESVPFRYIVIFTIFQFVYLLVVFGVTWIPIAGILFPLPFFLLISIRQHLLPKLLHPSDLQELDAAEYEEIAGSPQRELSFSFRETEATLSRTEGEIEICDAEILDELTTSRGEMKVRTVNSSEDKRPQPQVIHPTAGKESV